One window of the Magnetococcales bacterium genome contains the following:
- a CDS encoding rubrerythrin family protein — translation MKTKENLKAAFAGESQANRKYLAFAKKADQDGYPGIAGLFRAIAEAETIHAHTHLRNLGGINATLDNLKEAMAGEDYEVTQMYPGMVATAEAEGEKKAAMGMRQAMEVEKVHRDLYQQAIAALEQGKDLDAAAWHVCSVCGHTHMGTPPDKCPVCGAKQSAYSRMA, via the coding sequence ATGAAGACCAAGGAAAATCTGAAGGCAGCCTTTGCCGGTGAAAGCCAGGCCAACCGCAAATATCTGGCCTTTGCCAAAAAGGCCGATCAGGATGGATATCCTGGTATTGCCGGTTTGTTCCGGGCGATTGCCGAGGCCGAAACGATCCATGCCCACACTCATTTGCGCAATCTGGGCGGCATCAACGCGACCCTGGACAACCTGAAAGAGGCCATGGCCGGAGAAGATTATGAAGTCACCCAGATGTATCCCGGCATGGTGGCCACCGCCGAGGCCGAAGGTGAAAAAAAAGCCGCCATGGGCATGCGCCAGGCGATGGAGGTTGAAAAGGTCCATCGCGATCTGTACCAACAGGCCATTGCGGCCCTGGAACAAGGCAAGGATCTGGATGCTGCCGCGTGGCATGTGTGCAGCGTCTGCGGCCATACCCACATGGGCACACCACCCGACAAATGCCCGGTGTGCGGAGCCAAACAAAGCGCCTATTCCCGGATGGCGTAA
- a CDS encoding GtrA family protein: MKPLKRQFNTFLIVGITTVAMDWLVYRLLLWSGMPVAPAKTISFLAGATFAFYANRSWTFQSRQKGIVVLSRFTGVYLATLIVNVLVNSMLLYVIGPGEIGKIVAFLGATTLSATLNFIGMKFLVFANQSPEPDG, encoded by the coding sequence ATGAAACCACTCAAACGCCAATTCAACACCTTCCTGATCGTTGGCATCACGACCGTTGCCATGGACTGGCTTGTGTATCGTCTGCTCCTCTGGAGCGGCATGCCGGTGGCACCGGCCAAGACCATCAGCTTTCTTGCCGGGGCCACCTTTGCCTTTTATGCCAATCGCTCCTGGACATTTCAATCAAGACAAAAAGGAATCGTGGTCCTGTCACGCTTTACCGGTGTCTATCTGGCCACATTGATTGTCAATGTTTTGGTCAATTCGATGCTTTTATATGTGATCGGACCGGGTGAAATCGGCAAAATCGTGGCCTTCCTGGGAGCCACGACCCTTTCTGCCACATTGAATTTTATCGGCATGAAATTTTTGGTCTTTGCCAACCAAAGTCCCGAGCCGGACGGTTGA
- a CDS encoding glycosyltransferase family 2 protein produces the protein MIRYSLVIPCYNEAANLPLLIDRCQKHLTRPDLEVILVDNGSTDDSPNLLQRLPGDGGLIRSIRVPVNQGYGFGILSGLRAAKGEILAWTHADLQTDPADILRALDLYAREANPERLFVKGRRSGRPWGDVVFTLGMSLFETLLLRHLFWDINAQPTLFSRAHFQTWVDPPHDFSLDLYAYHQARTAGLQIRRFPVIFGKRAHGISHWNINWRSKVKFIKRTVAFSLQLRQRIRVSQTVPR, from the coding sequence ATGATCCGCTACTCGCTGGTGATTCCCTGCTACAATGAAGCGGCCAACCTGCCCCTGTTGATTGATCGCTGCCAAAAACACCTGACCCGACCCGATCTGGAGGTGATTCTGGTGGACAATGGCTCGACGGATGACTCTCCCAACCTGTTGCAACGCTTGCCGGGTGATGGGGGCCTGATTCGGTCGATCCGGGTTCCGGTCAATCAGGGATACGGCTTCGGAATCCTGTCCGGTCTGCGGGCCGCCAAGGGAGAGATTCTGGCCTGGACCCATGCAGACCTGCAAACCGATCCGGCGGATATTCTCAGGGCACTCGATCTTTATGCCCGGGAAGCAAATCCTGAACGCCTGTTCGTCAAGGGCCGCCGTTCCGGGCGTCCTTGGGGGGATGTCGTGTTTACCCTGGGCATGAGCCTTTTTGAAACCCTGTTGTTGCGGCATCTGTTCTGGGACATCAACGCCCAGCCGACCCTTTTTTCCCGTGCGCATTTTCAAACCTGGGTGGATCCTCCCCACGATTTTTCCCTGGATCTCTACGCCTATCATCAGGCCAGAACCGCCGGCTTGCAAATCCGGCGCTTTCCTGTCATCTTCGGCAAGCGGGCGCACGGCATTTCGCACTGGAATATCAACTGGCGCAGCAAGGTCAAATTCATCAAACGCACCGTCGCCTTCAGTCTGCAATTGCGACAGCGTATTCGGGTCAGTCAAACTGTTCCCAGATAA
- a CDS encoding HAD family hydrolase, with protein MSLKEINSHPFAQPPRAVIFDTDNTLYAYRPAHEKGMAVVRDKACRMFGLTPDSFDAHFARARQEVKERLGEVASSHSRLLYFQRFIELVGFRTQIIASLDLAQTYWSTFLMTSRLFPDVEEFLLDLTRAGILRAVVTDLNTEIQFRKLVYFGLDNRFDFIITSEEAGRDKPDPLPFQLALAKLDLRPEETWMIGDHLQKDIQGARSLGMVTLQKRHAGVEVGQGSAQADVIFDHFGELREFFGLLQQKRWAKTG; from the coding sequence ATGTCCCTGAAGGAAATCAACTCCCATCCGTTCGCCCAGCCACCCAGGGCGGTCATTTTCGACACCGACAACACCCTGTATGCCTATCGACCGGCCCATGAAAAAGGGATGGCGGTGGTGCGCGACAAGGCCTGTCGCATGTTCGGTCTGACCCCTGACAGCTTTGACGCGCATTTTGCCAGGGCACGCCAGGAGGTCAAGGAGCGTCTGGGCGAGGTGGCTTCCAGTCACAGCCGTCTGCTCTATTTTCAACGATTCATCGAGCTGGTCGGTTTCCGGACGCAGATCATTGCCTCCCTCGATCTGGCCCAGACCTATTGGAGTACTTTTTTGATGACCAGCCGGCTCTTTCCGGATGTGGAAGAGTTTCTCCTGGATTTGACCCGGGCCGGTATTCTGCGGGCGGTGGTCACCGATCTGAATACCGAAATTCAGTTTCGCAAGCTGGTCTATTTCGGCCTGGACAACCGGTTTGATTTCATCATCACCTCGGAAGAGGCCGGTCGGGACAAACCCGATCCGTTGCCTTTCCAACTGGCCCTTGCCAAACTGGATCTCCGTCCCGAAGAGACCTGGATGATCGGGGATCATCTGCAAAAAGACATTCAGGGTGCCCGGTCATTGGGGATGGTCACGTTGCAAAAACGGCATGCCGGGGTGGAGGTTGGCCAGGGAAGTGCCCAGGCGGATGTGATTTTTGATCATTTCGGTGAGTTGCGGGAATTTTTCGGTCTCCTCCAGCAAAAGCGCTGGGCCAAAACCGGTTGA
- a CDS encoding nucleotidyltransferase substrate binding protein: MDQLDLTPLENAVQRLDEGLARHQRDTTDTLIRDGLIQRFEFVYEISHKILRRHLERISPSPEQFAGMAFADLIRTGNEHGLLLGDWGDWKSYRERRGKASHTYNEEMANDVVQHIPAFLKEVRHLLNQLQAKNI; the protein is encoded by the coding sequence ATGGACCAACTCGACCTGACACCACTGGAAAACGCCGTCCAACGACTTGACGAAGGGTTGGCCCGCCACCAGCGCGACACGACCGACACACTGATACGTGACGGTCTGATTCAAAGATTTGAATTTGTTTATGAAATCAGCCATAAAATCCTGAGACGCCACCTGGAAAGGATCTCTCCCTCCCCGGAACAATTCGCTGGCATGGCCTTCGCTGACCTCATTCGTACCGGCAACGAGCATGGCCTGCTGCTGGGGGATTGGGGGGACTGGAAGAGTTATCGGGAAAGACGTGGGAAAGCCAGTCATACCTATAACGAAGAGATGGCCAATGACGTTGTCCAGCACATTCCTGCCTTCCTGAAAGAAGTCCGTCACCTTCTGAATCAGCTACAAGCAAAGAATATTTGA
- a CDS encoding nucleotidyltransferase domain-containing protein, translating into MAETEKPLLDIRPDHLQIVQNILKKHVPDLEVWAFGSRVKWTAKPYSDLDLCVISDTALDVSVLAELKDDFSESDLPKQKN; encoded by the coding sequence ATGGCTGAAACCGAAAAACCCCTGCTCGATATCCGCCCGGACCACCTGCAAATCGTGCAGAATATCCTGAAAAAACATGTGCCTGACCTGGAGGTTTGGGCGTTTGGTTCCCGTGTCAAATGGACAGCCAAACCCTACTCGGATCTGGATTTGTGCGTCATATCCGATACGGCACTGGATGTTTCGGTGCTGGCTGAACTGAAGGATGATTTTTCTGAATCCGACCTGCCAAAGCAAAAAAATTGA
- a CDS encoding ATP-binding protein, with protein sequence MGFSTPASTCPFVAGGMITDPRLFVGRESELHFLSSRMTGAQVTSVNVYGPRRTGKSSLVYHFYSTWPEMVADPGNYAVAFLDLKNDPCHTSPEFYQKLATALRDLPTVRGRPDLADPLRNIRKYGDFESALQAWKVQKVRPVFCLDEFQVITSSAEFTNDFYNGLRALLNRSLLMLVLVTHDPLGRLRQKDNSTSPFFNLGLHIQLGDLKDDEVKKLLALPSPGADADSSPCLTTDEQNLARQWAGNHPYALALAAKTLFHLRHAGSMEKARQSFVREISNVSSMSAWWRISHLPILNEIFLLMKRVGTSAFPAGNASK encoded by the coding sequence ATGGGCTTTTCGACACCCGCCAGCACCTGCCCGTTTGTCGCCGGTGGCATGATTACCGATCCCCGCCTTTTTGTCGGGCGCGAGAGCGAATTGCATTTTTTGTCGAGCCGCATGACCGGTGCCCAGGTGACCAGCGTGAATGTGTATGGTCCCCGGCGAACCGGAAAATCCTCTCTTGTGTATCATTTTTATTCCACTTGGCCAGAGATGGTTGCAGATCCGGGTAATTATGCTGTGGCCTTTCTGGACCTGAAAAACGACCCATGCCACACGTCTCCGGAATTTTATCAAAAGTTGGCGACAGCCTTGCGGGATTTGCCGACTGTGCGTGGACGACCCGATTTGGCCGACCCCTTGCGAAATATCCGGAAATATGGAGATTTCGAGTCAGCCTTGCAGGCATGGAAAGTTCAGAAGGTTCGGCCCGTTTTTTGTCTGGATGAGTTTCAAGTGATCACCTCATCTGCCGAGTTTACCAACGATTTCTACAATGGTCTGCGCGCCTTGTTGAATCGCAGCCTGCTCATGTTGGTGTTGGTTACCCATGATCCCTTGGGCAGGTTGCGGCAGAAAGACAATTCCACTTCGCCGTTTTTTAACCTGGGTCTTCATATTCAATTGGGTGATTTGAAGGATGATGAGGTCAAAAAGCTGCTGGCTCTTCCCTCTCCTGGTGCAGATGCCGATTCTTCCCCTTGTTTGACCACCGACGAACAAAATCTTGCCCGGCAATGGGCAGGGAATCACCCCTACGCCTTGGCCTTGGCCGCCAAAACTCTTTTTCATCTCCGACATGCGGGAAGCATGGAAAAGGCTCGGCAATCCTTTGTTCGGGAAATCAGCAATGTTTCCAGCATGAGTGCATGGTGGCGTATCTCTCATTTGCCAATATTGAACGAAATATTTTTATTGATGAAACGGGTTGGAACGTCTGCCTTTCCTGCTGGCAATGCCTCAAAATAA
- a CDS encoding ATP-binding protein, which produces MPHNAQRVPCPFVPGGMIADQKHHTSQIFVGRQSELETLLACMTRNPPTSVNVHGPQRIGKSSLAGQFCSIWSKHFSDQDKNNYAVAFLNLLKCVTVTDFYREIAKVLLDLPEVHARPGLAAPLQNVQDYDSFEAALVAWKKQQVRPVLCLDEFNHLGDIPSEFTNNFFKNLRLLVDGGLVMLVMVTRKPLGRIQKSLKLSFHFFNLGQHIELRKFTNDEVRELLTLPCLNAKAGSAPCLTKAEQDIARKWAGNHPFALALAASFLCQYRHTEGAQEARHKFNYEINNNISLGWWWRICNLPISGEAPDMLNNLAMFIFNIGNQASNIGKTIFGLGVIIVILLILIGIIPAREFYVEFIKPIFVK; this is translated from the coding sequence ATGCCTCATAATGCACAAAGAGTCCCATGCCCGTTCGTGCCTGGAGGCATGATTGCTGATCAGAAACATCATACCTCGCAAATTTTTGTCGGACGCCAAAGCGAGTTGGAAACCTTGCTGGCCTGTATGACCAGAAACCCGCCAACCAGTGTGAACGTCCATGGTCCCCAGAGAATTGGCAAATCGTCTCTCGCTGGTCAGTTTTGCTCCATCTGGTCAAAACATTTTTCAGATCAAGATAAAAATAATTATGCCGTCGCCTTTCTGAACCTGCTCAAATGCGTGACAGTTACTGATTTTTATAGAGAAATTGCGAAAGTTCTGTTGGATCTTCCAGAAGTGCATGCCCGGCCAGGGCTGGCCGCACCTTTGCAAAATGTCCAGGATTATGACAGCTTTGAAGCCGCCCTGGTGGCATGGAAAAAACAACAGGTGCGACCCGTCCTTTGTCTCGACGAGTTCAATCACCTGGGCGACATTCCTTCGGAATTCACGAATAATTTTTTCAAAAATTTGCGTTTATTGGTGGATGGCGGCCTTGTCATGCTGGTGATGGTCACCAGAAAACCCCTGGGCAGGATACAAAAATCACTCAAACTTTCTTTTCATTTCTTTAACCTCGGGCAACATATTGAATTAAGGAAATTTACTAACGATGAGGTCAGGGAACTACTGACTCTCCCTTGTTTGAATGCAAAGGCTGGATCTGCCCCTTGTTTGACAAAAGCCGAGCAAGATATTGCCCGGAAATGGGCCGGGAATCACCCTTTCGCCTTGGCACTGGCCGCAAGCTTTCTTTGTCAATATCGACACACTGAAGGTGCCCAGGAAGCTCGTCATAAATTTAACTATGAAATTAATAACAATATCAGCCTGGGTTGGTGGTGGCGTATATGCAACTTACCCATATCAGGTGAAGCACCCGATATGCTCAATAATCTTGCAATGTTTATATTTAATATCGGCAATCAAGCGTCTAATATCGGGAAAACTATTTTTGGGCTTGGCGTAATCATCGTTATTTTACTGATCCTGATAGGAATTATCCCCGCAAGGGAGTTTTATGTCGAATTTATTAAGCCAATCTTCGTTAAATAA
- a CDS encoding CTP synthase → MAKFVFVTGGVMSSLGKGLAAASLGCLLQARGYKVTIQKLDPYINVDPGTMSPYQHGEVFVTDDGAETDLDLGHYERFLGVPMSQGNNFTTGRIYQRVIRKERRGDYLGSTVQVIPHVTDAIKDAIGSIAGDFDLVIVEIGGTVGDIESLPFLEAIRQMRIDLGRDRTLFVHLTLVPFIHTAGEHKTKPTQHSVKELRAIGIQPDLLLCRSDREIPLNEKKKIALFCNVDQDAVISCVDQDTIYKVPFALYREGFGRKILSLLNMPNREPDLTEWEEVLEKVINPQFKLTVGIVGKYLELKDAYKSIVEALHHGGIANDCRVTLRWVDAESLQDNTVEAQLHGVNAILVPGGFGERGTEGKILAIRFSREQKLPYLGICLGMQMAVVEYARHVLGLTGANSTEFDPNTPHPVVALLTEWVDGEQIQKRERSHDKGGTMRLGTYPCRLREGSLAARTYGTPDISERHRHRFEINVNYRQQLEQAGLIFSGVSPDERLMEIVELPGHPFFVACQFHPEFKSRPRQPHPLFAAFVRAGLETKNDR, encoded by the coding sequence ATGGCAAAATTTGTCTTTGTGACGGGCGGTGTGATGTCTTCCCTGGGCAAGGGATTGGCCGCCGCCTCCCTGGGCTGCCTGTTGCAGGCCCGCGGCTACAAGGTCACGATCCAAAAGCTGGATCCCTATATCAACGTGGATCCGGGCACCATGAGTCCCTACCAGCATGGCGAGGTGTTCGTCACCGACGATGGCGCGGAAACCGACCTGGATCTGGGACACTATGAACGCTTCCTCGGGGTTCCCATGAGCCAGGGGAACAATTTTACCACAGGCCGGATCTATCAAAGAGTCATCCGCAAGGAACGCCGGGGTGACTATCTCGGTTCGACCGTGCAGGTCATCCCCCACGTCACCGACGCCATCAAGGATGCCATCGGCAGCATTGCCGGGGATTTTGATCTGGTCATCGTCGAAATCGGCGGCACGGTCGGCGATATCGAATCCCTCCCGTTCCTCGAAGCCATCCGCCAGATGCGCATCGACCTGGGACGGGATCGCACCCTCTTCGTCCACCTGACCCTGGTCCCGTTCATCCATACCGCCGGAGAACACAAAACCAAACCCACCCAACACTCGGTCAAGGAGCTGCGGGCCATCGGCATCCAGCCGGACCTTCTCCTCTGCCGCAGTGACCGGGAAATTCCCCTCAACGAAAAAAAGAAAATCGCCCTGTTCTGCAATGTGGATCAGGATGCCGTCATCTCCTGCGTGGATCAGGATACCATCTACAAAGTCCCCTTCGCCCTCTATCGGGAAGGGTTTGGCCGCAAAATTCTCTCCCTGCTCAACATGCCCAACCGGGAACCCGACCTGACCGAATGGGAAGAGGTCCTGGAAAAGGTCATCAATCCGCAATTCAAGTTGACCGTCGGCATCGTGGGCAAATATCTGGAATTGAAGGATGCCTACAAATCCATCGTCGAGGCCCTGCACCACGGCGGCATCGCCAACGATTGCCGGGTCACCCTGCGCTGGGTGGATGCGGAATCGTTGCAGGACAACACCGTCGAAGCCCAGTTGCACGGCGTGAATGCCATCCTGGTCCCGGGCGGGTTCGGGGAACGGGGTACCGAAGGAAAAATTCTGGCCATCCGCTTTTCCCGGGAACAAAAACTGCCCTACCTCGGCATCTGTCTGGGCATGCAGATGGCCGTGGTGGAATATGCCCGGCACGTCCTGGGTCTGACAGGAGCCAACTCCACGGAGTTCGATCCCAACACACCCCATCCGGTGGTGGCCCTGCTGACCGAATGGGTCGATGGCGAACAAATCCAGAAACGCGAACGCAGCCACGACAAAGGCGGAACCATGCGCCTGGGTACCTATCCATGCCGTTTGCGGGAAGGGAGTCTCGCCGCCCGCACCTATGGCACACCGGATATTTCCGAACGCCATCGCCACCGGTTTGAAATCAATGTCAACTACCGGCAACAGTTGGAACAGGCGGGCCTGATCTTTTCCGGCGTCAGCCCGGACGAACGCTTGATGGAAATCGTGGAGTTGCCCGGTCATCCCTTTTTTGTGGCCTGCCAGTTTCATCCGGAATTCAAGTCACGGCCACGCCAGCCCCACCCCCTGTTTGCCGCCTTTGTGCGGGCCGGACTGGAAACCAAGAATGACCGCTGA
- the kdsA gene encoding 3-deoxy-8-phosphooctulonate synthase, with translation MVAETSPRSVEVGPVVFGQQRPLVIIAGPCVIEGRDFALRCAAQLQTIAARLGMPLVYKSSFDKANRTSTQGYRGVGLDEGLRILQDVQNATGLPVVTDVHESGQAKSVANVVDMLQTPAFLCRQTDFIQAVAATGRPVNIKKGQFLAPEDMTRVAEKAASTGNDKLLLCERGSMFGYRDLVVDMRSLAIMATTGYPVVFDATHSVQRPGGMGLASGGDRRHVAPLARGAVAVGVAGIFLETHPDPDQAPCDGPNMVPLADLEPFLASLKRLDDVQKNM, from the coding sequence ATGGTCGCTGAAACAAGCCCCCGTAGCGTCGAGGTCGGCCCAGTCGTTTTTGGTCAACAACGGCCCCTGGTGATCATCGCCGGTCCGTGCGTGATCGAAGGACGGGATTTTGCCTTGCGTTGCGCCGCACAACTGCAAACAATCGCCGCTCGGCTCGGGATGCCCCTGGTCTATAAATCCTCCTTCGACAAGGCCAATCGCACCTCGACGCAGGGGTATCGGGGCGTTGGCCTGGACGAGGGCTTGCGCATTCTCCAGGACGTCCAAAATGCAACCGGTCTGCCGGTGGTGACCGACGTTCATGAATCCGGGCAAGCCAAAAGCGTTGCAAATGTGGTGGACATGTTGCAGACTCCGGCTTTTTTGTGCCGTCAGACCGATTTCATCCAGGCCGTGGCCGCCACAGGCCGCCCGGTCAACATCAAGAAAGGTCAGTTTCTGGCACCGGAAGACATGACGCGCGTCGCCGAAAAAGCGGCATCCACGGGAAATGACAAGTTGTTGTTGTGTGAAAGGGGGAGCATGTTCGGTTACCGCGATCTGGTCGTGGACATGCGCTCCCTGGCCATCATGGCCACTACGGGATATCCGGTGGTGTTTGACGCCACCCACTCGGTCCAACGACCAGGAGGAATGGGTCTGGCCTCCGGCGGCGACCGCCGTCACGTAGCACCCCTGGCCAGGGGTGCGGTGGCGGTCGGCGTGGCCGGCATCTTCCTGGAAACCCACCCCGATCCCGACCAGGCGCCGTGCGACGGTCCGAATATGGTACCGTTGGCGGATTTGGAACCGTTTTTGGCAAGCCTGAAGAGGCTGGATGACGTCCAAAAAAACATGTAA
- the gcvT gene encoding glycine cleavage system aminomethyltransferase GcvT, whose translation MLRRTPLYDQHLARGAKMVDFAGWDMPLHYGSQVREHHAVRRNCGAFDVSHMGVVDIGGPGATPFLSHLLANDVARLGPSTDGKALYGVMLNEQGGVVDDLITYRTGPDTYRLVINAGTRNKDLAWIQARAATHAVTIRERTDLAMVAIQGPRARELVPLALPPVLANQVCGLGSFRSMYNGDMFVARTGYTGENGYEVILPQSDVVRFWETLMSVGVVPVGLGARDTLRLEAGLNLYGSDMNDTTNPLETGLSWTIAWEPAQRDFMGRTALAPLWGKPPPFKRVGLILEGPGVLRDHQAVVRDGQRVGEVTSGSYSPTLGAGIALARVAQDIREGDTCQVEMRGRTQPARVVRPPFVRAGKPVHDD comes from the coding sequence ATGCTTCGGCGAACACCGCTTTACGACCAGCATCTGGCCCGTGGGGCCAAAATGGTTGATTTTGCAGGTTGGGACATGCCTCTGCACTACGGATCCCAGGTGCGGGAACATCATGCCGTGCGCAGAAACTGCGGCGCGTTCGATGTCTCCCACATGGGCGTGGTGGACATCGGCGGTCCCGGGGCCACACCGTTTTTAAGCCACCTGCTGGCCAATGACGTGGCCCGCCTCGGCCCGTCCACCGATGGCAAGGCGCTCTACGGGGTCATGCTCAACGAGCAGGGCGGCGTGGTGGATGACCTGATCACCTACCGAACCGGTCCCGACACCTATCGTCTGGTCATCAATGCCGGCACCCGGAACAAGGATCTGGCCTGGATCCAGGCCAGGGCCGCAACCCATGCCGTCACCATTCGGGAACGCACCGATCTGGCCATGGTGGCCATCCAGGGACCCCGGGCACGCGAACTTGTGCCCCTCGCCCTGCCTCCTGTTCTGGCCAATCAGGTTTGCGGGCTGGGATCCTTCCGCTCCATGTATAACGGGGATATGTTCGTGGCCCGCACCGGCTATACCGGAGAAAATGGCTACGAAGTCATCCTGCCCCAAAGCGATGTCGTCCGGTTCTGGGAAACCCTCATGAGCGTTGGCGTCGTCCCCGTGGGACTGGGTGCCCGCGACACCCTGCGTCTGGAAGCCGGTCTCAATCTGTACGGCTCCGACATGAATGACACCACCAATCCCCTGGAAACCGGTCTGAGCTGGACCATCGCCTGGGAACCCGCCCAACGCGATTTCATGGGACGGACGGCCCTGGCCCCCCTGTGGGGCAAACCTCCCCCCTTCAAGCGCGTGGGATTGATCCTGGAAGGTCCCGGCGTCCTGCGCGATCATCAGGCCGTGGTCAGGGATGGCCAGCGGGTCGGCGAGGTGACCAGTGGCAGTTATTCACCGACCCTGGGGGCGGGAATTGCCCTGGCCCGGGTCGCACAAGACATTCGCGAAGGGGATACCTGTCAGGTGGAAATGCGGGGACGCACCCAACCCGCACGTGTGGTCAGACCACCTTTTGTGCGGGCCGGCAAACCGGTCCATGACGACTGA
- the gcvPA gene encoding aminomethyl-transferring glycine dehydrogenase subunit GcvPA, which yields MPFIPHTEADLRDMLAVIGVTNIDALFEEIPQELRHDSRADLPPPLNEMALQRLMEGRAARDGSTLCFTGAGAYQHHIPAAVWEIATRGEFYSAYTPYQAEASQGTLQTLYEFQSMMASLTGMDVSNVSLYDGASALGEAVLMAVRANPNGSRRILLPTTVNPLYRAVTQTLVEAQGIELVEIPFCAQGGHIAPEVLAPHAAQPIAAVVMQQPNFFGTLEETDVLTDWAQAHGALVIAVVNPASLGMLSPPGAWGRQGADIACGDGQPLGAPLSSGGPYFGFLCGKTPMLRQMPGRIVGRTVDREGKSGFVLTLQAREQHIRRSRATSNICSNQGLMTVAATIHMSLLGPEGLRRVGLACHANLRTLLQRLAAIPGVEIVFDRPRFHEAVVRLPRPVNDVLTALAREGIAGGYPLTRDFPALGETLLVCTTEVQTPEEIEYFATRLQAILEM from the coding sequence ATGCCCTTCATTCCTCATACCGAAGCGGATCTGCGTGACATGCTGGCCGTTATCGGGGTCACGAATATCGACGCCCTGTTCGAGGAGATTCCCCAGGAATTGCGCCACGACAGCCGTGCCGATCTGCCTCCACCCCTGAATGAAATGGCCTTGCAGCGTCTCATGGAAGGCCGGGCAGCCCGGGATGGCTCCACGCTCTGTTTCACCGGGGCCGGGGCCTACCAGCACCATATTCCCGCCGCTGTCTGGGAGATTGCCACCCGGGGTGAGTTTTACAGCGCCTATACCCCCTATCAGGCGGAAGCCAGCCAGGGAACCCTGCAAACCCTGTACGAATTCCAGAGCATGATGGCCTCCCTGACCGGGATGGATGTCAGCAATGTCTCCCTCTACGATGGGGCCAGCGCCCTGGGCGAGGCCGTCCTGATGGCGGTACGGGCCAACCCGAACGGTTCCCGCCGCATCCTGCTGCCCACCACGGTCAACCCCCTCTACCGGGCCGTCACCCAGACCCTGGTCGAGGCACAGGGAATTGAACTGGTGGAGATTCCTTTTTGTGCCCAGGGCGGCCACATTGCCCCGGAAGTGCTGGCACCCCACGCCGCACAGCCCATCGCCGCCGTGGTGATGCAACAGCCCAACTTTTTCGGCACCCTGGAAGAGACCGATGTGCTGACCGATTGGGCACAGGCCCACGGTGCCCTGGTCATTGCCGTGGTCAACCCGGCATCCCTGGGCATGCTGTCCCCTCCCGGTGCCTGGGGCAGACAGGGGGCCGACATTGCCTGCGGCGACGGTCAACCCCTGGGGGCACCCCTCTCCTCCGGCGGTCCCTATTTCGGTTTTCTCTGCGGCAAGACGCCCATGCTGCGCCAAATGCCGGGGCGCATCGTCGGTCGTACCGTGGACCGGGAAGGAAAAAGCGGTTTTGTCCTGACCCTCCAGGCGCGGGAACAACACATCCGCCGCTCCCGGGCCACCTCCAACATTTGCTCCAACCAGGGCCTGATGACAGTCGCCGCCACCATCCACATGTCCCTGCTCGGACCGGAAGGCCTGCGGCGGGTGGGGCTGGCCTGCCATGCCAACCTGCGCACCCTCCTGCAACGCCTGGCCGCCATACCGGGCGTTGAGATTGTGTTCGACCGGCCCCGTTTTCACGAGGCTGTCGTGCGGCTGCCGCGTCCCGTGAACGATGTCCTGACGGCCCTTGCCCGCGAAGGCATTGCCGGCGGCTATCCCCTGACCCGGGATTTTCCCGCCCTGGGCGAAACCCTCCTGGTGTGTACCACCGAGGTCCAGACCCCGGAAGAAATTGAATATTTTGCAACCCGGTTGCAAGCCATACTGGAGATGTGA